From the Aerococcus viridans genome, the window TTCGCCTTAGCCATATGGCCAGGATACCATTGAATATGTGCCATGGTTAAGCTCCTTTCATTTAAAAAAGTTGGCTAAGTGCGCCAACTTTTTAATGCATATTTGTGACTGTTTTTATACCTACCTATTACTATTGTACACTACCGAAGTCGGAAAATGGCCAATATCTAAAGTGCGTTGTTCCTTCCACGCTGTCAGCATCAATAAAACCGAAGTAACGAGAGTCATGAGACACTTCCCGGTTGTCTCCTAATACGAAGTACATGCCTTCTGGAACAGTTGTTTCGCCGGTAATTTCTTCAAGGGTGAAGTCATTGGTAAAAGTTGTATCATCTGGGAATCGTTCAAAGTAGTCTTCTTTAATAGAATCTAAATAAGGCTCATCAATTGCTTCGTCGTTGATATATAAAACATCATCTTTGTATTCAATTGTGTCACCTGGAACCCCGATAATCCGTTTCACATACTCGTCGCCAGACCCATCTGGTGCAGGGAAAACGACAATATCTGATTGGTCAATTTCATCTGTTAAACTTAGGACAAACCGGTCCCCATCTATCATTGTGTTGGCCATTGAATCGCCGTCTACTCTAAAGGGATAGAAGAAATATGTTCTAACCACCCAGAAGATAACAAGCGCGATCACAACTGAAATCACAACTGAAAATACTTCATCAAAAAACTTTTTCATAAGGTCAATCCTTTTCACTGGGTTCTATTACCCATTCTTTTAGCATATTTATTTATATCTATAGCACCCTACCATTTTGCCGCTTTTGTTTTTATTATTCCAGAACTTCTACTGCTTTGTCTAGTTGGGTGTCATTAGAAGCGATCAATGCTTGGATAGCCGAAATCATGGCACTCGCTGTTTCCGTATCAATCACACCTGTTTCAGGAAGTCCTTGGTCCGCTTGTAAAGCTAGTACAGCACTGGTTGTATCCTCTGCAAAAACAGCATCCGCTTCGCTATCTTGGTAACCTAAGGCCACTAGGATCGCTTCAATATTTTTAATTGCTCCTGAAGCATCGCCTTCTTGGTAGGTTTGACTCGTATCAATTAAAGTTAAAGAAGCATAATCCGGTAAGTTGGCTTCAACATCCGGCGTTACCCCTGTTTCATTGATCCAAGTACCATTTGGTGTTAACCATTTAGCAATAGTAATTTTCAGTTCAGAATCAGATTCAAGAGAGAATATATTTTGCACAGTCCCCTTACCAAAGGTTTGGCTACCAACAACTGGTATGCCTGCAGATTCTTGTAGGGCTGCAGCTAGGATTTCTGAAGCTGAAGCAGACCCTTCATTTACTAATAAGACCACGTCTTCATCGACTTGGAAGTCGCCGTAATCCGCGTCTGACGCTTCATATACATAAGGATCCGCATCTTTTTCTTGAACTTGCATGATGGTATCTCCATCATTTAAGAACATATTGGCGATCTGTAAGGCAGAAGTTAATAAACCACCTGGGTTGCCGCGAACGTCTAAGACAAATTTCTCCGCCCTTTGTGATCTTAAGTCTTCAATAGCTGCAACCAATTCGTCGTAAGTTGGGGTTGAAAAACTCGTGATTTGAACATAACCAGTACTTTCTTGTCCTTCTAACATTTCGTAATAAACGGTTTGAATTGGAACGGTATCTCTTGTGACAGTCACATCAAAAGTATCTTCACCACGTTGAATCGTTAAAACGACATCACTGCCCGCTTCACCGCGGATTAAAGCGACTGCCTCCGTTGCGGAATAGCCTTGAATAGACTCTCCGTCAACGGCTTTGATGATATCATTGGCCATTAGGCCGGCTTCTTCAGCAGGAGACTCTTTAATTGGGCTGATAATTTGAATGTAGTCATCTTTTTCCATGATTTCAGCCCCGATACCTTCAAATGACCCTTCGATGGTTTCATCCAATTGTTGGGCTGATTGGTCGGTTAAATACTGAGAATATGGATCTTCTAGAACTTCTGTCATACCGGATACAGCCCCGTCAACCACCGCATCACGGTCCACATCTTCCACGTAGTCGCCCAAAATGGTGGAGAATGCAGCTTGAATTTTTTTGATTTCACTGGTGGTTAAAGCCGTACTTGAAGACCCTGTGATAATACTTTGACCAGGTAAACGGCCAGTTAAGACGTAAGATGTCCCAACAAACGTTACCCCACCAACGATAAGGATGGTCAGGATATAAACTAGCCAAGAAACGCCGCGTTTTTTAGGTTTTTGGTCATTATCAAGCTCATATCCGTCTAGACCATTTGAATGGATTTCTTCCTCAGTAACTGCTCTGTTATGTAATTCTTCAGCACTATTTTTGTTATCTTCTTTATTTTTTAAATCTTCATTTTCTGACATATGATTCACTACTTTCTGATAGACATGTTGGTCTCAAATATTTACCCAATATTTCCTCCTACACTTGGTATTTATCGGCATAGGATTGCCAAACTTCATCAAATGTCGATACGTAGTCAGAATAGCGTTGGTTTAATTCAATATAATTGCTAATTGTTTCAAAGTCGCTAGCTGATTTCGGAAAATCGCCATCTAAAAAGACCAGCTCAGCAAACTGCGCCTGCTGGTCACTCTCTAGTAAATCGGCATTTCTAAATATTTGTACATAATGATAAAAGGACTGCGTAATCATCACTCTTTCTAATTGTTGACTATCTTACTGGTTACCTTTCGCCCCTGTCTCGATTTGTTTCTCGATATAGTTCAATGGCACATCCAGTAAGATGTTGATTTCATCGTTAGCTAAGTCAATATCACTGGCCCGAATAGCGAAATCCATGTTTTCAGACACTTGGTCCAATCGGATAATAATTTGCGCATCAGCGGATAATACTTGTAGGGGTAAATCGGTAGGTAGGGTCAATTGGAAAATAGCCAATACTGTTGAGGTCGGCAATTGTAAGCCCGCTAATTCAATATTGGTCACGTCAAGGGCGATATTCCCATCTTCCATGACTGACGGCTGCCCTTGCATGGTATAAGCCACTTCAGTCCCCAATGCGTCTATTAGACCAGCAAATGACACCTGGTCATCTACCGTTAACTGATAAGGCACATCATCCCCACCGATCACTGCTGATACTAGTCGGTTGAAGGAAACAGTCGACAGGTTGGCTTCTGCTGTGATTGTTTCATCATTCACTTCTCCTGTCGTTACTGGTTCACCCAAACTGTTAGTTTCTTGATCTGTTGTTTGAATATACAGATAAAAAGCAACTACAGGTAGCAAAATTGCCAATAGTAATAACCAAAAAGCCCACTTCCAAGGATTTAATGGTTTCTTCGTATTCATATTCGTTTGTTTAGCCAAATAACCTACTCCTCCTTCTAATCCTCATCCACTTTTCGGTAGAATACGAATTTGTGTGGATAGGCATTCTTCTCATCCACGACCCCTTCAATCACCTCATACGCTTCGAAGTCATCTAGGTTCGGGTCAAAATGGACATCCCCATCAAATTCATGGTGAATTGTTGTCACACGTAATTCAGAAATATAAGGCCAAAATAGGCGGTAAATAGAATGGCCACCCATAATGATCACGTCTTCTTTTTCAGCTAGCGCCAAGATGTTATCGATAGAATCGGTTAATTCAACATCCGTTTGGTCATAGTCTGATTCAAAAGGTGATTTCTGGCGAGTAATGATAATATTGTGACGATTTGGTAATGGTTTATAATCCAAACCTGCGTATGTCTTACGCCCCATCACAACAGTCTTACCAACTGTTTGGTCTTTAAAGAACTTCAAGTCATTTGGTAAGTGCCAAGGTAGTTTGCCACCTTTTCCGATTAAATGGTTGATATCTTGTGCCCAGATTGCAATTAACATAGTAATTCCTCCTTATCAACTTGTGACAGAAATAGGTCTTGATTATTATCTATTATTAAACCGCTACTGGTGCCTTAATGGCATCATGAGCTTTATAACCTTTAACTTTAATATCATCTTTTTCTAGATCAAAGATTGATTTGCCTTCGCCACCAATTTCTAAAGTCGGTAGGTCAAGTGGTTGACGGCTTAATTGTTCATATACTTGGTTAAAATGGTTGTTGTAAATATGCGCATCGCCAAAGGTATGAACATAGTCACCAACCTCTAAACCTGCCTCACGTGCCAATAAATGTGTCAATAAAGCATAAGAGGCAATATTAAATGGTACACCTAGGAAGGCATCGCCAGAACGTTGGTAGAGTTGGCAAGATAACTTCCCATCTTGAACGTAGAATTGACTCATTGTATGACAAGGTGGTAAAGCCATATCTGGCACATCTTCTGGATTCCAAGCTGAAAGTATTATCCGCCGTGAATCTGGGTTATGTTTCAATTGGTCGATAATATTAGCGATTTGATCAATGGAATCACCCTCACGTGTCTCCCAATGACGCCATTGTTTACCATAAACATTCCCTAATTCACCAAACTCTCTAGCGAAATCATCATCTTCTAAGACGCGTTGGCAAAATGCTTGTTTAACTTCTTGGTAGACCTTTTTAAATTCTGGGTCGGCGTCAGCTCGTAAACCGAAATCCGTCATATCTGGTCCTTGATAAGCATCTGATTCAACCCAGCGTTTAAAGGCCCATTCATCCCAGATATGGTTGTTATTTTCTAATAAATAGCGGATATTGGTATCCCCTTTTAAAAACCATAACAGTTCACTCTTGATTAAACCAAAAGGGACTTTTTTAGTCGTTAATAAGGGAAATCCTTCGCTTAAATCAAAACGCATTTGGTAACCAAAAACTGATCTGGTTCCTACACCCGTACGGTCGCTTTTATCTTGTCCGTTATCTAAAATGTGTTGTAAAAAATCTAAGTATTGCTTTGCCAAAATCATTGCCCCCTAATTTAATTTGCATCGACTTCTTGCTTTTTATGTCATCATAAAAAATCTCATACTAATTCTCTAATGTAGATAGGTGCTCCCAGTAAGTCATTTTTTCAAGCAAATCATTTTCTTTGCTATCTTTCTCTAATTGCAATTCAGAAAGTTTGCCGTAATCATTTCCGTTTTCGTTCATTGCCTGGTCAATAGCCTCAATAGCCATTTCCAATTGCTCAATTTCACTCTCAATAACGGCCCAATCCTTCTTCTCTTGCCATGACATCCGCTTAGCTTTTGGCACCTCTTCTGTCACTGGCTCAGCAGCTTGCTTATTTTGTTCATTTTGACTAACCACTTTATGCGATTGACTGGATTGATTTTTCGCTTCTTTCATTGCGTCTCTATAGTCATGGTAGTTGCCGTAGAATAATTGTACTGTATTATCCAAGCTATCCACAATAATAAGTTTCTCAACCACCTTGTCTAGGAAATACCGATCATGAGAAACGGTAATCACAGTTCCATGGAAGGTCTCTAGGTAGTCTTCTAAGACAGATAAGGTATCAATATCTAAATCGTTTGTCGGTTCGTCCAAAAGTAAGACATTGGGTCTAGTCATCAATATCTTCAATAGGTACAGTCGTTTTCTTTCCCCACCTGATAGCGTGCCAATTAACATGCCATGCGATTCACGGGGGAACAAGAATTGCTCTAGCATTTGTGCGGCAGATGCTTGGGTCCCGTCATCATAAACGTACTCAGAAGCGATTTCCTGCACGTAGTTGATCACCCGCTTGTCTTCTGGTAGGTCAGTAGGGATTTGTTGGAAGTAGGCGATACGGACCGTTTCACCCGTTTTTACTTCACCTGAAAGTGGTGCCTGAATGCCAGCAATCGTATTTAGGAATGTCGTTTTACCAGCCCCGTTATCCCCAATTATCCCGACACGTTCTTTATTCTGTAATAATAGATTGATATTGGTAATTAAAGGCTTATTTGGGTAACCTACCGTTAGGTTATCGAATTCAAGGACTTTATTACCCAATCGTTGAGTATCCAAGTCCACTGTTAATTCGCTATCGTCTGTTGTTTGACTGACTTTTTCTTTCAGGTTTTCAAAACGGTGAATACGGGCTTGTTGTTTCGTAGTTCTAGCTTTTGCTCCTTTACGCATCCAAGCCAATTCACTCTTATACAATTTCTTCTGTTTCGCCATGGTTGCTGCTTCTATTTCATGCTCAGACTGCAATTTTTCCAAATAAATTTGGTAATTACCCTCGTATTGCTTCAAGTCACCCCGGTCCAAAGCAAAGATATGTGTCGTGATTTGGTCTAAGAAGTACCGGTCATGGGTTACAACTAGGACTGATTTCTTGTAATTAGCAATGTAGTTTTCTAACCATTCCACCATGTCAAAATCCAAGTGGTTGGTAGGCTCGTCCATCAGTAACAAATCCGGTTCTTCAATCAAAACTTTAGCCAAACCGACCCGTTTCCGTTGGCCCCCAGACAAGACTTTCACTTCTTGGGTTAGGTCATGAATACCTAATTTAGATAAGATCGTTTGGATTGTCGTATCCAAAGTCCAAGCGTTTTGCGCATTCATTTCTTGCTCAATCTGCTGAAATTTCTTTTGTAATTGGCTATTTTCTGGATCTAATTGCAAGTCCAAGGTAATTTCTTCATACCGACCAACTAATTGGACGATGGGACTTTCAGAGTGATAAACGGCCTCAAAAATCGTTTGGCTTTCATCTAGCTCTGGATCTTGAGTGACAATGCCCACTGTAAAATCTTTTGGATGTTCGATCTGCCCTTGATCTAGGCTAGATTTCCCCGCAATAATATTTAATAAGGTGGTCTTACCTGAACCATTGGCCCCAACCAAACCAACGTGCTGCCCTTCTCTAATTAAAAAGGAAACATCATTCAATAGTTGTTTCATACCATATGTTTTCGACCAATTTAACGCTTTATAATCTTTCATATATAACCTAGTCCTCTCCGTTCATTCTGTTTTATTTTACCATATAACAGAGGCTATTCAGAATGCTTTAGCAATTCTTATCTTTAAGGCTGACAAATAATGACTATCATTTTCCAAAATTACAATAATCCGGTATAATAAACCAACTAATTCCTATTGGAGGTGACCACTCATGAATAACAAACGTCGTGTCTATGTATACAACGGGTCCTCAGGTTTAGGCTGTCTCGGTCTGATTCTGGTCTTAGCCCTACTCATTTTCCTATTCATATTCTTCACGAAATTATTTATCCAACTCTTCCCGACATTATTATTGATTCTGTCAATCATCTTACTAGTCAGCAGTATCTATAACTTATGGCAATGGCGGAAAAAGGACAAGCATGCACAAGCTGGCGGCTTTATCGAAGTTGATGGCGTCATCGAACCCATCGAAGCGCCAGATAATCAAGCAAAAGACTACCATATACAAAGAATTTTCACATCAATTGCCGGTATCATCCTAGCCCTATTACTGATGAAATACCTATAGTATGGAGGCATTAGAATGCAAAATAAAGATATATCCACTAACACTGAAGAATACCAGTCCCAAATACAAGCGTAAAATTTAAAGAAACCATCCGAAAGATTACTTATGTGGTCGTTGCCCTGCTAGCCCTTGTTTTATTCGCTGGCTACTGGCTAGTCTGGTTTGGTTCTGCCGAATCACTTAAAAACTTCGCCCTCAATATGGGCTGGACCGGATTCTGTGTAAATAACATTGTCGCTGTTATTCAATGTAACTTACCCGGTTTAGTCATGTTCTAGCCTACGGACCCGTTGCTGACTTTGCCGCATTCGTGACCTTTCTTATCATCGGGTCCTTCCTATGCTTTTTGATCTTTAGGCATTACGGCGACCTATTCCTCCAAGCTTTTATTCCTGAGCGAGTTTACCAAAAATCTGTTCTGTCCTTCTCTAAACCACTACCTACATTCATCTATTTTGCAGGTGCTACAGGTTTGGGAAATGTCTTGATTAATTGGCTACCTACTATAATGTAGTTGAAATCTTTCAAAATAAACCTTAAAAAGGGGCTGGGACAAAAGGTCTCTCAAAAAAATACACTCCCAAAACTATGAACTTTTTCGTTCAGTAGTGGGAGTGTATTTTTCTATATCTTTATAAAAATAAACGAAAGTTGGACTACTTTTTTCGCAAAAGTAGTTTTGTCCCAGCCTCTAAATAGTTTTATTAGGAGGAAAACATGTCTACAGAAGAATTAAATAAACAACCTGATGGTGTCATTGTAAATAATCAATTAATTACAACTGATGAGATCATTGAGAGAACTAAAGTTTTTTTAGAGATAGAATAGCTGCAAACCATGTACTCTATCTTTCTCTGTTAACATTTCTTCAGACACTGGTAGCATAAATATATCTTCAATAGTTCTTATTAACTCATTATATTTATGGTAATCCTTATAAGCGTGGTACCCTACGAATACAAGCGCCAATTGTAAAATTAAGCTAGACAAATAAAAAAGAGAAACTGTTGTAAATAAGTACACTAGTTTCTCTTCGGTTTTATTCAATATAATTTCTTTTATCCTTAATATCTTCTAACATTTCAATAGTTTCTTCAATTTTAGGAAGAATTTCTTCGTACCAAGACAATCTTTTCCTACGGATTAAAACACCTACAGCGTGTGGCCTTGGATCAATTTCTTCCCAATAGGATTGTCGTTCCAATACGACTTTTTTAAGATCCACAAAATACTCTTTAACTTCAACTGCACTTACTTCCATTACAACAAAATCTCCTTTTATTATTTTGCAATAAAAAAAGCGCCACTTAGTAATTAAGAAGTGTTCGCCTGAATGTTTTACTTATTTTTCAAGTTTACACTTGTTGGATTTAGCACCGTTCCCTTAAGGTCGGTTGCTGAAGCATCATCGGGCCAATTCCCTCCACTTTCTCTTAATAAGTTTTGCTATTCTATTGTCAATATAAAATAGCAAAATTTCTTTAAAATGTCAATACTATGGTCGCTAAACTCGTAGTTACAGATTTCCTATTAAATTTCGTAGTTAGCTTATTTACCCTGTACAGCTATTTTATAACTCAAAGATAAAAAATTAATACTTTTCCAACTATAGGAGTTAAATTTATAATATTTGAATCTACCATAATTAAATTCTCCTTAAATCCGACAGTATTATAAAAAATGACAGGTATCTCAACTTTAATGACCGGTTGAATTGCTCTGTATAACGGATAGAGAGCGTATCCTTCTGAAATATCATAACGACTGTAAACTTTGCGATACTCATTCCCAGCTAACAAACAATCATCGAATAAGCCGTGGTTTATTTTTCGTCTTAAACCACGGTTAAAAATCTTTTTCATGTGGCTTCTGTTGTACTTATTTCTAGGAAATTTACGAAAACTCCTACTCCCATTAAGTCCCCCTTTCAAAGGTGCCTAATGGAGCTTCATTAGCCAGAACATAACAGTTCGCTCCTTTTTAATTGCTGTAATATTAATCTATTTTGAATGCACTTCGAGCCATGAAGAAATAGCTTCCCATGTAAGGTCTTTATCTGTAGCAATCGCTACCGTATAGTCTTCTATTTCTTTATTGCTAACGTTTAACGTCACACCGTTTAAACGTAAAAATGTATGAACCGCAACCAATGCGGTCCGCTTATTGGCATTGTAAAGACAGTGTTTCTGAACTAGTTTTTGGTACAATATGGCTGCTTTATCAAACAGAGTCGGATAAAGTTCTTTATCAAATACAGCCTGTTTCGGTAAAGCGACACACATATTCAAAGCGGTTGGCTCCTTTACGCCGATCTGCTCCTCAGGGCTGTAGCGTTGAATCTGCAGCGTATTAATCATAACTAATTCCCGTTCAGTTAAATAACGGATCATCGGCTAACGAGTCCTTCAAGTGCAACAGTGTAGTCATCCATCACTGCGTTAACCGTTGCTAAAAAATCGTCTTCTTTTTCGGCAGCTTTACGGATTTCAACGCGACCACCTTTGATAACATATTCAATGGGATCACCCACGTTTAAGTTGAGTTGCTGTAAGACATCGGGTGGGAGTGTCGTAATCACGCTGTGTCCCGATTTACGTGTACTTCTTTGAATCATTTTCATATTTATCACCTCATACATATAGTATATACGTATGTATTAAATGATCCAAGTATATACGTATGTATTTTAATAGCTTAATTCTGTTTGACTGGTTCTCTCACGCGTCTCTTTCATAAAATGATTTGTTCTGTTGCAAAGTTTTAAATCTACTATCAAATAAGGTAGCATAATAGAAAAAGATAGCAGGAGGAATGACGATGAATCATTTTAAAGGAAAGCAATTTCAGTAGGATGTGATTATTGTAGCCGTGGGCTACTATCTTCGTTATAACCTTAGCTATCGTGAAGTTCAAGAAATCTTATATGATTGTGGCATTAACGTTTCTCATACGACGATTTATCGTTGGGTGCAAGAATATGGCAAACTACTCTATCAAATTTGGAAAAAGAAAAATAAAAAATCCTTTTATTCATGGAAAATGGATGAAACGTACATCAAAATTAAAGGAAAATGGCATTATTTGTATCGAGCCATCGATGCAGATGGTTTAACCTTGGATATTTGGTTACGTAAAAAACGGGACACACAAGCAGCCTATGCTTTTCTTAAGCGGTTAGTGAAGCAGTTTGATGAACCGAAGGTTGTAGTCACAGATAAAGCCCCCTCTATTACAAGTGCCTTTAAGAAACTAAAAGAATACGGTGGCTTTTATCAAGGGACAGAACATCGTACCATTAAATACCTGAATAATTTGATTGAACAAGACCATCGTCCAGTAAAGAGACGCAATAAATTCTATCGAAGTTTACGCACTGCCTCTACCACGATTAAAGGCATGGAAGCCATTCGAGGATTATATAAGAAAACCCGAAAAGAAGGCACTCTCTTCGGGTTTTCGGTCTGTACTGAAATCAAGATATTATTGGGAATCCCAGCTTAAATCATAGATACCGTAAGGGATTTTATTCTTTATTTAAAACTTTGCAACAGAACCAAAAAAAGCAAGTAACATAGCAAGGAATTACTATGATACTTGCTATTCGTGATCATTTTTGACCTAATATGCATTTGATTCAGTTTCAGCAACTAGCACGATTTTTCCTACTGCATGGTGCGTTTCACTGAGTTCATGTGCAGCATAAATCCCCGCTTGGTTCAGCGGAAATTCAGCGCCAATCACGCTTTTTAGTTTCTTTTCAGCCATCAGCTTAACTAAGGATGCTAATTCTTCGCCATTTGGTTTCAGCCAGATAGCCTCAGCATGATTCCCTTTTTTTTGAATCCGTGGATCTTCGTCTATCGAAAGAATACTGATTAAACGTCCTTCAGGCTTCAGTACAGTGATGCTTTTTCGTTGTACCTCTCCTGCCATTGTGTCAAGAACCAAATCAATCTCACTTAAAGTAGTCTCAAAATCAGTCGTATGATAATCAATCACTTCATCAGCACCTAATTCTTTTAATAGCTGATGATTTTTCGGACTAGCCGTAGTAATTACATACGCGCCAGCTTCTTTCGCTAATTGAATCGCATATGTTCCCACGCCACCAGCTCCAGCATGAATGAGCACCTTTTGTCCTGCTTGAAGTTTCCCATGGGTAAATAGTGCTTGATAAGCGGTCAAACCAGCTAAAGGTAGTGCACCTGCATCTTTAAATGATACTTCTTCCGGTAATTTTGCTAGAAGATGATCATCAACAATTGTGTGCTCTGCATACGTACCAAACCGAGTCGTATCTGGTCTAGCGGCAACCCTATCACCAACTTTCCAGTCAGAAACCTGTGAACCTACCTCTTCAATGATACCTGCAACATCCCAGCCTAAAATAATCGGGAATTCCCATGGCATCATTTGTTGCAAATATCCTTCACGTAACTTCCAATCAAGTGGATTTACCGAAGTTGCTTTTACTTTAACCAACACTTGATGAGCGGATAACTCAGGTAACGTCACAGTTGCATCTGTCAGTTGTTCTTTCCCGCCGTATTGATTAATTACGACTGCTTTTGTCGTTGTCATCTTGCTTCATCCTTTCAAATAAAATTAGATTGCTTTTACTGATACTTCAATATTTCCACGAGTTGCACGAGAATAAGGGCATGTTTGGTGTGCGATTTCTAATAATTCTTGGCTTTTTTCTAAAGTAATTCCTTCAATGCGGCCTTCGATTTCAACACCTAATTGAACATCAGGTAATGCAGTTTGGCTCAAATTGTATAGTGAAACAGTTACTTCAATAGTTGATTCACCATCTACTTGTGCTTGTTTTTTCACATAATCCAAAGCACTGTTAAAACAAGCACTATATCCAGCTGCAAATAATTGTTCTGGGTTTGTCGCACCTGCTACTTTGTGTCCTGGAGCAACGATTGTCATTTCAAAAGAATTATCAGGAGAATGAACCTCACCGTTACGTCCGCCTGTATTAATCATTTTTGTTGAAAAAACTTTTTTCATATCTATTCCTACTTTCTGACATTTGTTTGGTTTTACCTTACTGAATACATTGTACACAATTTAATTGTATTTGAGAAATAATTTGTTTCTGTTAAAATAAAAAGAAAGGAGTTGCTTCAAATGAACGCAAATGACAATCCATTACAAAATGAATTATGTTTTCAACTTTATGTTGCTTCAAAAGAAAGCATTCGCATGTACAAACCTTTCTTAGATGAAGTCGACTTGACCTACACAGGCTTTATTACCTTAATGGCTATCGAGGACAACTTATCTGTAAAACAAATCGGTGAGCGGCTATTTCTAGA encodes:
- a CDS encoding NADP-dependent oxidoreductase, giving the protein MTTTKAVVINQYGGKEQLTDATVTLPELSAHQVLVKVKATSVNPLDWKLREGYLQQMMPWEFPIILGWDVAGIIEEVGSQVSDWKVGDRVAARPDTTRFGTYAEHTIVDDHLLAKLPEEVSFKDAGALPLAGLTAYQALFTHGKLQAGQKVLIHAGAGGVGTYAIQLAKEAGAYVITTASPKNHQLLKELGADEVIDYHTTDFETTLSEIDLVLDTMAGEVQRKSITVLKPEGRLISILSIDEDPRIQKKGNHAEAIWLKPNGEELASLVKLMAEKKLKSVIGAEFPLNQAGIYAAHELSETHHAVGKIVLVAETESNAY
- a CDS encoding Ohr family peroxiredoxin; amino-acid sequence: MKKVFSTKMINTGGRNGEVHSPDNSFEMTIVAPGHKVAGATNPEQLFAAGYSACFNSALDYVKKQAQVDGESTIEVTVSLYNLSQTALPDVQLGVEIEGRIEGITLEKSQELLEIAHQTCPYSRATRGNIEVSVKAI